The Candidatus Eisenbacteria bacterium genome includes a region encoding these proteins:
- a CDS encoding segregation/condensation protein A, with the protein MIEERDDLPPGAGPADATATAADGGGNGGRPAGSDVPHDLQVESPAVRNREGGPLVRAPRPTVTFKLPRFEGPLDLLLHLIKRDEIDIYDIPIAHITKQYLETLELMRALDLDVAGEFLVMAATLMRIKAKMLLPLPRSDEEEDEGDPREELVQRLLEYRLYKEASESLKSQEGERRGLFERGMVPTEDDAGPLPLASATLFDLLEALNRVLARRPERVVYEVRTDVYDIEDKMSFIARTVAEDGRLRFSDLMSSARARMEIVVSFMALLELVKLGTIVVVQEANFAEILILPKLPEGNDTHASIEPALGG; encoded by the coding sequence GTGATCGAGGAGCGCGACGACCTTCCGCCCGGAGCCGGTCCGGCCGACGCGACCGCCACGGCGGCGGACGGTGGCGGCAACGGCGGGCGGCCGGCCGGATCCGATGTGCCCCACGACCTTCAGGTCGAAAGCCCGGCGGTTCGCAATCGCGAAGGCGGGCCGCTCGTGCGCGCCCCGCGGCCGACGGTGACGTTCAAGCTGCCGCGTTTCGAGGGGCCGCTCGATCTGCTGCTGCACCTGATCAAGCGCGACGAGATTGACATCTACGACATCCCGATCGCGCACATCACGAAGCAATATCTCGAGACGCTCGAGCTGATGCGCGCGCTCGACCTCGACGTCGCGGGCGAGTTCCTGGTCATGGCCGCCACGCTCATGCGGATCAAGGCCAAGATGCTGCTGCCGCTGCCCCGGTCGGACGAGGAGGAGGACGAGGGCGACCCGCGCGAGGAGCTGGTGCAGCGCCTGCTGGAATACCGCCTCTACAAGGAGGCCTCCGAGTCGCTCAAGTCCCAGGAAGGCGAGCGGCGCGGGCTGTTCGAGCGCGGCATGGTGCCCACCGAGGACGACGCCGGGCCGCTGCCGCTCGCGTCGGCGACGCTCTTCGACCTGCTCGAGGCGCTGAATCGCGTGCTCGCGCGGCGTCCCGAGAGGGTCGTCTACGAAGTCCGCACCGACGTCTACGACATCGAGGACAAGATGTCGTTCATCGCCCGGACCGTCGCCGAGGACGGCCGGCTGCGTTTTTCCGATCTGATGTCGAGCGCCCGGGCCCGCATGGAAATCGTGGTCTCGTTCATGGCGCTCCTCGAACTCGTCAAGCTGGGCACGATCGTGGTGGTGCAGGAGGCGAACTTCGCCGAAATCCTGATCCTCCCGAAGCTGCCGGAAGGAAACGACACCCATGCCTCCATCGAACCTGCGCTCGGCGGTTGA
- a CDS encoding SpoIIE family protein phosphatase, protein MSEPTSTSLSGPADAALPRISAQSLIGPEGISGPHHLLDLLRAATLLCGKLVDCEQARIWVARRGGRRLVARDFPDGAGAPQERRQGAGEGLAGWVIERGRPLRLAEGEAPPEGLRGPRAPFRSALVVPLLRRGEAFGAIECLDKRAGDFTDADFDRLEVAAESVSFALDYALLYQQIERRALEKGVLLDITRALAAPFDLEEVIEAIMQSLRQVVDYDAAAVYLVDRKTRSLEVVSESGYPEGSEEAFGLQIGQGIVGWVAKTGEAVIVPDVRSDPRYVTARPETRSELAAPMVVEGQLIGVFNLESDIGDAYHEGHLELLSAFASQAAVALQRARIGRDLLERRRLERELAIARDIQRSFLPSAAPDVPGFDLAGTSISHDEVGGDYYDFIPVSQSRLGLAIADVSGKGIPAALIMAGFRMSLLAEIRNEFAIRAVMRKASLLLHESTERNKFVTAFYGVLDWKTGVFIFSNAGHNPPLLIHRDGGCEKLVEGGVALGVLPDALYEERPIVVQPGDVLVLYTDGVSEAENEHGELWGELRLEDLVRRHSDAPAAEILDRIVAAVTEWAGEKGANDDVTLIVVRRLG, encoded by the coding sequence GTGAGCGAACCCACCTCGACGTCCCTGTCCGGGCCGGCCGACGCGGCACTGCCGCGCATCTCGGCGCAGTCCCTCATCGGCCCGGAGGGAATCAGCGGCCCGCATCACCTGCTCGATCTGCTCCGTGCGGCCACGCTGCTGTGCGGCAAGCTCGTGGACTGCGAACAGGCGCGCATCTGGGTCGCGCGCCGCGGCGGGCGGCGGCTGGTCGCGCGCGACTTCCCCGACGGCGCCGGCGCCCCGCAGGAGCGGCGCCAGGGCGCGGGCGAAGGCCTCGCCGGCTGGGTGATCGAGCGCGGCCGGCCGCTCCGTCTCGCCGAGGGGGAGGCCCCTCCCGAGGGGCTGCGCGGCCCGCGCGCGCCGTTCCGCTCGGCGCTCGTCGTCCCGCTGCTGCGTCGCGGCGAAGCCTTCGGCGCGATCGAGTGCCTGGACAAGCGTGCCGGCGACTTCACCGACGCGGATTTCGACCGCCTCGAGGTCGCGGCGGAAAGCGTCTCGTTCGCGCTCGACTACGCGCTGCTCTACCAGCAGATCGAACGCCGCGCGCTGGAGAAGGGCGTGCTGCTCGACATCACGCGCGCCCTCGCGGCGCCGTTCGACCTCGAGGAGGTCATCGAGGCGATCATGCAGTCGCTGCGGCAGGTCGTGGACTACGACGCGGCCGCCGTCTACCTCGTGGACCGCAAGACGCGGTCCCTGGAGGTGGTGAGCGAATCGGGCTACCCGGAAGGCTCCGAGGAAGCTTTCGGCCTGCAGATCGGGCAGGGCATCGTCGGTTGGGTGGCCAAGACGGGCGAGGCGGTGATCGTGCCGGACGTGCGCAGCGATCCGCGCTACGTGACCGCCAGGCCAGAAACGCGCAGCGAGCTCGCGGCGCCGATGGTGGTCGAGGGTCAGCTGATCGGCGTCTTCAACCTCGAGAGCGACATCGGCGACGCCTATCACGAAGGGCATCTGGAGCTGCTCTCGGCGTTCGCCTCGCAGGCGGCGGTCGCGCTGCAGCGCGCGCGCATCGGGCGCGACCTGCTGGAGCGACGTCGCCTGGAGCGCGAGCTGGCGATCGCGCGCGACATCCAGCGCTCGTTCCTGCCGTCGGCGGCGCCCGACGTGCCGGGATTCGATCTCGCCGGCACCTCGATCTCGCACGACGAGGTGGGCGGCGACTACTACGACTTCATCCCGGTCAGCCAGTCGCGCCTCGGGCTGGCGATCGCCGACGTCTCCGGCAAGGGCATTCCGGCGGCGCTCATCATGGCCGGCTTCCGCATGAGCCTGCTCGCCGAGATCCGCAACGAGTTCGCGATTCGCGCGGTGATGCGCAAGGCCAGCCTGCTGCTGCACGAGAGCACGGAGCGCAACAAGTTCGTGACCGCGTTCTACGGCGTGCTCGACTGGAAGACGGGGGTGTTCATCTTCAGCAACGCGGGCCACAATCCGCCGCTGCTCATTCACCGTGACGGCGGTTGCGAGAAGCTCGTCGAGGGCGGCGTCGCGCTGGGGGTGCTGCCGGACGCCCTGTACGAGGAGCGGCCCATCGTCGTTCAGCCCGGCGACGTGCTGGTGCTGTACACCGACGGCGTGAGCGAGGCCGAGAACGAGCACGGCGAGCTCTGGGGCGAGCTCCGGCTCGAGGATCTGGTGCGCCGTCACTCGGACGCGCCAGCCGCCGAGATCCTCGACCGCATCGTCGCGGCGGTGACCGAGTGGGCGGGCGAGAAGGGCGCCAACGACGACGTGACGTTGATCGTCGTCCGACGGCTCGGCTGA
- the tadA gene encoding Flp pilus assembly complex ATPase component TadA yields the protein MANDHKRLGEMLTEAGLVDEQQLARAIEEHKRTGVMLGAALLSLGFVREPDLVALLQKQLRLPVVDLEETVPDEHALAKIAEELARKYVAIPVEVGKKALTVAMADPLNVAALEDLRFHAGMFIQPVLAGASQILDAIERYYHLDNSMNEVIRSIIQRDDDIVVNAVQEDDEREAVDSLLKEAEGRPIVRLTNWLLHRAVEERASDIHIEPQANELVVRLRVDGLLREEQRLPKWTQSAIVSRLKVIANLDIAEKRQPQDGRLVVEIGDRRVDMRVSTLPLTNGEKVVMRVVDQGGGRVSLDSIGLDERELGRLKGFLERPQGIVLVTGPTGSGKSTLLYAALRHVQDVTRNITTVEDPVEFQLPGINQVQVDEKAKKTFAAALRSILRQDPDVIMIGEIRDHETAQIAFRASVTGHLVLSTVHTNDAAGAVTRLVDLGLESFMVASSLLGVVSIRLVRTICPRCTTAYEVEASELNRVAGNLAAATGKIQLHRGAGCPHCRETGYSGRTGIVEILEVDDSVRSLIMRGAPDADIRKGAIEAGMRPIGEDGLGKILSGRTTLEEVSRVVYLPEQGVRVCPHCTGVVSKDYEYCPSCGTFVGEHCERCHKRLDGEWRFCPSCGLENRARTGAHRPSDSRFTHLPPGLRKAG from the coding sequence ATGGCGAACGACCACAAGCGTCTCGGCGAGATGCTGACCGAGGCGGGACTCGTCGACGAGCAGCAGCTCGCGCGGGCGATCGAGGAGCACAAGCGCACCGGCGTGATGCTCGGCGCCGCGCTGCTGTCGCTCGGGTTCGTTCGCGAACCCGACCTGGTCGCGCTGCTCCAGAAGCAGCTCCGTCTCCCGGTCGTGGACCTCGAGGAGACCGTCCCCGACGAGCACGCGCTGGCGAAGATCGCCGAGGAGCTCGCACGCAAGTACGTCGCCATCCCCGTCGAGGTCGGCAAGAAGGCGCTGACCGTGGCGATGGCCGACCCGCTCAACGTCGCCGCGCTCGAGGACCTGCGCTTCCATGCCGGCATGTTCATCCAGCCGGTGCTCGCGGGCGCCTCGCAGATCCTCGACGCGATCGAGCGCTACTACCACCTCGACAACTCCATGAACGAGGTGATCCGGAGCATCATCCAGCGCGACGACGACATCGTGGTCAACGCCGTGCAGGAGGACGACGAGCGCGAGGCCGTGGACTCGCTGCTCAAGGAGGCCGAGGGCCGCCCGATCGTCCGGCTCACGAACTGGCTTCTGCACCGCGCCGTCGAGGAGCGCGCCAGCGACATCCACATCGAGCCGCAGGCGAACGAGCTCGTCGTCCGTCTGCGGGTGGACGGCCTGCTTCGCGAGGAGCAGCGCCTACCGAAATGGACACAGAGCGCGATCGTCTCGCGCCTCAAGGTGATCGCGAATCTCGACATCGCCGAAAAGCGCCAGCCGCAGGACGGCCGCCTGGTCGTCGAGATCGGCGACCGCCGCGTGGACATGCGCGTCTCGACGCTGCCGCTCACGAACGGCGAGAAGGTCGTGATGCGCGTCGTGGACCAGGGCGGCGGGCGCGTTTCGCTCGACTCCATCGGACTGGACGAGCGCGAGCTCGGCCGGCTCAAGGGCTTCCTGGAGCGGCCGCAGGGCATCGTGCTGGTCACCGGCCCGACCGGCTCCGGCAAGTCCACGCTGTTGTACGCCGCGCTGCGCCACGTCCAGGACGTGACGCGCAACATCACCACCGTCGAGGACCCGGTCGAGTTCCAGTTGCCGGGGATCAACCAGGTGCAGGTGGACGAGAAGGCCAAGAAGACGTTCGCCGCGGCGCTGCGCTCGATCCTCCGCCAGGATCCCGACGTCATCATGATCGGCGAGATCCGCGATCACGAGACCGCGCAGATCGCGTTCCGCGCGTCGGTCACCGGCCACCTCGTGCTCAGCACCGTGCACACGAACGACGCCGCCGGCGCGGTCACGCGGCTGGTGGACCTCGGGCTCGAGTCGTTCATGGTCGCCTCCTCGCTGCTCGGCGTGGTCAGCATCCGCCTGGTGCGCACCATCTGCCCCCGCTGCACGACGGCCTACGAGGTCGAGGCTTCGGAGCTCAACCGCGTCGCCGGCAACCTTGCGGCGGCGACCGGCAAGATCCAGCTCCATCGCGGCGCCGGCTGCCCGCACTGCCGCGAGACCGGCTACTCCGGCCGCACCGGCATCGTCGAGATCCTCGAGGTGGACGACAGCGTCCGCTCGCTCATCATGCGCGGCGCGCCCGACGCCGACATCCGCAAGGGCGCGATCGAGGCGGGCATGCGACCGATCGGCGAGGACGGCCTCGGCAAGATCCTCTCGGGCCGCACGACGCTCGAAGAGGTCTCGCGTGTCGTCTACCTGCCCGAGCAGGGCGTGCGCGTCTGCCCTCACTGCACCGGCGTCGTTTCGAAGGACTACGAGTACTGCCCGTCCTGCGGAACGTTCGTGGGCGAACACTGCGAGCGCTGCCACAAGCGGCTCGACGGCGAGTGGCGCTTCTGCCCGTCGTGCGGACTCGAGAACCGCGCACGCACCGGAGCCCACCGGCCGAGCGATTCGCGCTTCACGCACCTGCCGCCGGGACTGCGCAAGGCCGGGTAG
- the trpS gene encoding tryptophan--tRNA ligase — protein sequence MRPTGRLHLGNYVGALENWVRLQDAGWTNYHMVADWHMLTTGYEDTSRLQQNTWDMVLDWLAAGLDPARSVIFVQSAVKEHAELHLLLGMLVSKARLERIPTLKEQIRDLHLDEQTISYGHLGYSVLQAADILLYRATHVPVGEDQVPHVELTRELARRFNHVYCREREPVLTEPEAVLTEFARLRGLDGRRMSKSVGNTILLADEPEVLAKKIREAYTDPKKIHRDSPGRPEADYSELDAEGKPVHAGCVVWEYHRKFNPSEAESIAIACRAGRLGCVADKKRLTEVLTEALRPIRERRERWAKDPDAVRDVLNEGTRRARETARETMEQVRSAMGVKSVVEPE from the coding sequence ATGCGCCCCACGGGCCGTCTGCACCTCGGCAACTACGTGGGCGCGCTCGAAAACTGGGTGCGCCTGCAGGATGCCGGCTGGACCAACTACCACATGGTCGCGGACTGGCACATGCTCACCACCGGCTACGAGGACACGAGCCGGCTGCAGCAGAACACCTGGGACATGGTCCTCGACTGGCTGGCCGCGGGGCTCGATCCCGCCCGCAGCGTGATCTTCGTCCAGTCGGCGGTGAAGGAGCACGCCGAACTGCACCTGCTGCTCGGCATGCTGGTGAGCAAGGCGCGCCTGGAGCGCATCCCGACGCTCAAGGAGCAGATCCGCGACCTGCACCTGGACGAGCAGACGATCTCGTACGGTCATCTCGGCTACTCCGTCCTGCAGGCGGCGGACATCCTGCTCTACCGCGCGACGCACGTGCCGGTGGGCGAGGACCAGGTGCCGCACGTCGAGCTGACCCGCGAGCTGGCTCGACGCTTCAACCACGTCTATTGCCGGGAACGCGAGCCGGTCCTGACCGAGCCGGAGGCGGTCCTGACCGAGTTCGCGCGCCTGCGTGGCCTGGACGGCAGGCGCATGAGCAAGTCGGTCGGCAACACGATCCTGCTCGCCGACGAGCCCGAGGTCCTGGCGAAGAAGATCCGCGAGGCCTACACCGACCCGAAGAAGATCCATCGCGACAGCCCGGGCCGGCCCGAGGCCGACTATTCGGAGCTCGACGCCGAGGGAAAACCGGTGCATGCCGGCTGCGTCGTGTGGGAGTATCACCGCAAGTTCAATCCGTCCGAAGCGGAGTCCATCGCGATCGCGTGCCGCGCCGGGCGCCTGGGTTGCGTCGCCGACAAGAAGCGGCTGACGGAAGTTCTGACCGAGGCCCTGCGGCCGATCCGCGAACGCCGGGAGCGCTGGGCGAAGGACCCCGACGCCGTGCGCGACGTTCTGAACGAGGGCACCCGGCGCGCCCGCGAGACGGCGCGCGAAACCATGGAGCAGGTGCGGAGCGCGATGGGCGTCAAGTCCGTCGTGGAGCCCGAGTGA
- a CDS encoding redoxin domain-containing protein, with protein MRYRALAAVALAVVASLAVWRGELFTVQKPGAKALPLSLGAGPRPAADFDAWLAAVPAGSEHLAPGEGVLLVHYWAPWERRGAEQARGLDSLRRALPPGSVRVLVVCFDPYPSVARYVARLRLRLPVLLDPRHELERQLPCPSIPFTYVVDRGGRIAVAQAGEVDWLSPATRGVIETLVAAPALPHEPGPTPAPRSDS; from the coding sequence GTGAGGTACCGCGCGCTCGCCGCCGTCGCCCTCGCGGTCGTCGCGTCGCTCGCGGTCTGGCGCGGCGAGCTGTTCACGGTCCAGAAGCCGGGCGCGAAGGCGCTGCCGCTGTCGCTCGGAGCAGGCCCGCGGCCGGCGGCGGACTTCGACGCGTGGCTCGCGGCCGTGCCCGCGGGCAGCGAACACCTCGCGCCGGGGGAGGGCGTCCTGCTCGTCCACTACTGGGCGCCGTGGGAACGCCGCGGCGCGGAGCAGGCGCGCGGGCTGGATTCCCTGCGCCGCGCGCTGCCGCCGGGGAGCGTGCGCGTCCTGGTGGTCTGCTTCGACCCCTACCCTTCCGTCGCCCGCTACGTCGCCCGCCTGCGCCTGCGCCTGCCCGTCCTGCTCGATCCCCGCCACGAGCTCGAGCGGCAACTTCCCTGCCCGAGCATTCCGTTCACCTACGTCGTGGACCGCGGCGGCCGGATCGCGGTCGCGCAGGCCGGCGAGGTGGACTGGCTGTCGCCCGCGACCCGCGGCGTGATCGAGACGCTGGTCGCGGCGCCCGCGCTTCCTCACGAGCCCGGGCCGACCCCCGCGCCGCGCTCGGACTCCTGA